One segment of Nocardioides sp. QY071 DNA contains the following:
- a CDS encoding MarR family transcriptional regulator, with product MPDARLPFDPIDRAGDLWEEHFGDATAMRLATSVMRVQQLMIGALDAALKPFGLTFSRYEVLVLLLFSRHGALPLSKIGERLMVHPTSVTSAIDRLEAQGYVVRVPDEADRRRTLARLTPEGRTTVRRATKAVTAIDFAVTGLSGDQQADAYDLLRQVRQASGDFAD from the coding sequence GTGCCCGACGCCCGCCTGCCGTTCGACCCGATCGACCGCGCCGGCGACCTCTGGGAGGAGCACTTCGGCGACGCGACCGCGATGCGGCTGGCCACCTCGGTGATGCGGGTCCAGCAGCTGATGATCGGGGCGCTCGACGCCGCGCTGAAGCCGTTCGGGCTGACCTTCTCCCGCTACGAGGTGCTCGTGCTGCTGCTGTTCAGCCGGCACGGCGCGCTGCCGCTGAGCAAGATCGGCGAGCGGCTGATGGTCCACCCCACCTCGGTCACCAGCGCGATCGACCGCCTCGAGGCCCAGGGGTACGTCGTCCGGGTGCCCGACGAGGCCGACCGCCGTCGTACCCTCGCCCGGCTCACGCCCGAGGGCCGCACGACCGTGCGCAGGGCGACCAAGGCGGTCACCGCGATCGACTTCGCGGTGACCGGCCTCAGCGGCGACCAGCAGGCCGATGCCTACGACCTGCTCCGCCAGGTCCGCCAGGCCTCCGGCGACTTCGCGGACTGA